One genomic segment of Cherax quadricarinatus isolate ZL_2023a chromosome 30, ASM3850222v1, whole genome shotgun sequence includes these proteins:
- the LOC128692580 gene encoding uncharacterized protein translates to MNKYFPGIGRVEYRPDAGPEDTLVFRHYNAGETVHGRSMEEWLRFSVCYFNTFRYFGSEGHYGERAHQHQWEDGSRSLDNYKRRMTAAFEFFHKLNVKFYSVSDRDMAPEGDSFEETNSYLEEMVTQACDLQRQTGIKPLYYSADLFTHPRYMNGAGANPDAHVFAYACAQVKRSLEAAKRLGAENFVFFNPRDGYQSVLQRQFFRDMSHMAQLYRMAAQYKDKIGYKGQLLIQPKPSDPRRHQYEADAMATMHMLRHFGLEKQYKLYIKPAFSRLMGRPYEHDVYIAAAYNMLGSVDASDSFPEVNGTSDICARNIRDATYVMKCVLEQSGLQQGGFTLGGRVRRESVEPRDLFHGHILAMDTFARALKNAARMISDGCFARSIQQRYASFKSGIGERIEKGAATFEECEDYIRKCGEPQQQSSRYEHYENVFNYYVYPPRQ, encoded by the exons ATGAACAAGTACTTCCCTGGAATCGGGCGGGTGGAGTACCGGCCGGATGCTGGCCCTGAGGACACACTCGTCTTCCGGCACTACAACGCCGGCGAGACCGTCCACGGCCGCTCCATGGAGGAGTGGCTCCGCTTCTCCGTCTGCTACTTCAACACCTTCAG GTACTTCGGTTCAGAAGGTCACTACGGCGAGAGGGCCCACCAGCACCAGTGGGAGGATGGCTCCAGGTCTCTGGATAACTACAAGCGTCGCATGACTGCCGCCTTTGAGTTCTTCCACAAACTCAACGTCAAGTTCTACTCA GTGAGTGACCGTGACATGGCCCCCGAAGGAGATAGCTTCGAGGAAACCAACAGCTACCTGGAAGAGATGGTAACGCAAGCCTGCGACCTCCAGAGGCAGACTGGGATTAAGCCACTCTACTATAGTGCTGACCTCTTTACTCACCCTCGCTACATGAACGGCGCAGGAGCCAATCCTGACGCTCACGTGTTCGCCTATGCATGTGCACAAGTAAAGCGCAGTCTGGAGGCGGCCAAGCGCCTGGGCGCTGAGAACTTCGTGTTCTTCAACCCTCGGGACGGTTACCAGAGCGTTCTGCAGCGCCAGTTCTTCCGGGACATGTCTCATATGGCACAGCTATATCGCATGGCTGCGCAGTACAAGGACAAGATCGGCTACAAGGGTCAGCTGCTGATCCAGCCCAAGCCATCCGACCCTCGCCGTCACCAGTACGAGGCAGACGCCATGGCTACCATGCACATGCTCCGACACTTCGGTCTGGAGAAGCAGTACAAGTTGTACATCAAGCCCGCCTTCTCCCGCCTCATGGGGCGTCCCTACGAGCACGATGTCTACATAGCCGCTGCTTACAACATGCTCGGCTCTGTCGATGCCTCTGACAGCTTCCCGGAAGTGAACGGTACCTCAGACATCTGCGCTCGCAACATCCGTGACGCTACCTACGTCATGAAGTGTGTGCTGGAGCAG AGTGGCCTGCAGCAGGGCGGGTTCACTCTTGGAGGTCGGGTTCGTCGCGAGTCCGTGGAGCCTCGCGACCTGTTCCACGGTCACATCCTGGCCATGGACACCTTCGCCCGAGCACTCAAGAACGCTGCTCGTATGATTTCTGACGGCTGCTTTGCTCGTTCCATCCAGCAG CGATACGCCTCCTTCAAGTCCGGCATTGGCGAGCGCATTGAGAAGGGCGCCGCAACCTTCGAGGAGTGTGAAGACTACATCCGCAAGTGTGGCGAACCGCAGCAGCAGTCCAGTCGCTACGAACACTATGAGAATGTGTTCAACTACTACGTGTACCCGCCGCGGCAGTAG